The Marivivens sp. LCG002 genome includes a window with the following:
- a CDS encoding CoA transferase subunit A, translating to MKKIYSSADEALEGLLFDGMLIAAGGFGLCGIPELLIDGIVKSGTKNLTVASNNAGVDDFGLGKLLATRQIKKMMSSYVGENAEFMRQYLSGELELEFNPQGTLAERMRAGGAGIPGFYTKTGVGTVIAEGKEVKTWNGQDYILEEGIFADLSIVKAWKADETGNLIFRKTARNFNPPAAMCGKVCVVEVEEIVPTGSLDPDHIHLPGVYVHRIIQGEHEKRIEQRTTRKKESA from the coding sequence ATGAAGAAGATTTATTCATCAGCGGACGAGGCCCTCGAGGGTCTTTTGTTCGACGGAATGCTCATCGCTGCAGGTGGTTTCGGCCTCTGCGGGATTCCCGAGCTTTTGATCGACGGTATCGTCAAGAGCGGCACCAAAAACCTCACTGTTGCTTCCAACAATGCAGGTGTCGACGACTTCGGTTTGGGCAAACTGCTTGCCACGCGTCAGATCAAAAAGATGATGTCGTCCTATGTGGGCGAAAACGCTGAATTCATGCGCCAATATCTTTCGGGGGAGCTTGAACTCGAATTCAACCCCCAAGGCACGTTGGCCGAGCGTATGCGTGCCGGTGGCGCAGGTATTCCGGGCTTTTATACGAAAACGGGCGTCGGGACCGTGATCGCCGAGGGCAAAGAGGTCAAGACCTGGAACGGGCAGGACTACATCCTTGAAGAGGGCATCTTTGCCGACCTCTCCATCGTCAAAGCGTGGAAGGCCGATGAAACGGGCAACCTGATTTTCCGCAAAACCGCGCGCAACTTCAATCCGCCTGCGGCCATGTGTGGCAAGGTTTGTGTGGTCGAAGTCGAAGAAATCGTCCCCACCGGATCGCTCGATCCCGATCATATCCACCTTCCCGGCGTTTATGTGCATCGCATTATCCAAGGCGAGCACGAAAAGCGCATCGAACAGCGCACGACGCGCAAGAAGGAGTCCGCATAA